One region of Streptomyces rishiriensis genomic DNA includes:
- a CDS encoding LacI family DNA-binding transcriptional regulator — protein sequence MARGSTRPTSRDVAQAAGVSQAAVSLVLGDKWRGRVSETTAERVREAARELGYRPNLAARNLRLGRTRTVLLVVPALTTEFFAGVYTGAARVAAEHGFGVVLYPSPEGVGRARDPFASAQAALDGVLASSMAADALTAIRGDQLPLVMLDSDPSGSLGAATVNLDIADGVRQVADHLLGLGHRHFLHLAADIPSWTFEVRARELAARVGAAAGTTLRTAPAPISIDGALAAAEAALGAPGPHPTAVVCDDDKLAAGVYKALRRLGLRVPDDVSVTGLDDLALATALDPELTTVRLDAELFGERGMRALLAVLEGRTPDGGDIPVELVVRASTGPPKTS from the coding sequence GTGGCACGAGGTAGTACGCGCCCGACGAGCCGTGACGTCGCCCAGGCCGCGGGGGTGTCCCAGGCAGCCGTCTCCCTCGTACTCGGCGACAAATGGCGCGGCCGGGTCTCCGAGACCACCGCCGAACGCGTGCGCGAAGCCGCCCGCGAACTCGGCTACCGGCCCAACCTCGCCGCCCGCAACCTCCGCCTCGGCCGCACCCGCACGGTCCTGCTCGTCGTGCCCGCCCTCACCACGGAGTTCTTCGCCGGCGTCTACACCGGGGCGGCGCGCGTCGCGGCCGAGCACGGCTTCGGGGTGGTCCTCTACCCCTCCCCCGAGGGCGTCGGCCGCGCCCGTGACCCCTTCGCCTCCGCCCAGGCCGCCCTCGACGGCGTCCTCGCCTCCTCGATGGCCGCCGACGCGCTGACCGCCATCCGCGGCGACCAGCTCCCCCTGGTGATGCTGGACAGCGATCCCTCGGGAAGCCTCGGCGCCGCCACGGTCAACCTCGACATCGCCGACGGCGTCCGCCAGGTCGCCGACCATCTGCTGGGCCTCGGCCACCGCCACTTCCTGCACCTCGCGGCCGACATCCCGTCCTGGACCTTCGAGGTGCGCGCGCGCGAGCTCGCCGCCCGGGTCGGCGCGGCGGCCGGGACCACACTGCGCACCGCCCCCGCGCCGATCTCCATCGACGGCGCCCTGGCCGCCGCGGAGGCGGCGCTGGGCGCACCGGGACCCCACCCGACGGCGGTCGTCTGCGACGACGACAAACTAGCGGCCGGCGTCTACAAGGCCCTGCGACGCCTCGGCCTGCGCGTCCCCGACGACGTGTCCGTCACCGGCCTGGACGACCTCGCCCTGGCCACCGCGCTCGACCCCGAACTGACGACCGTACGCCTGGACGCCGAGCTGTTCGGCGAGCGCGGCATGCGAGCCCTCCTCGCCGTCCTGGAGGGCCGTACACCGGACGGCGGGGACATCCCCGTCGAACTGGTCGTCCGGGCCTCCACGGGCCCGCCGAAGACCTCCTGA
- the prcA gene encoding proteasome subunit alpha — MSTPFYVSPQQAMADRAEYARKGIARGRSLVVIQYADGIVFVGENPSRALHKFSEIYDRIGFAAAGKYNEYENLRIGGVRYADLRGYTYDRDDVTARGLANVYAQTLGTIFSSAGEKPYEVELVVAEVGATPDGDQIYRLPHDGSIVDEHGSVAVGGNAEQISSYLDQRHQEGMSLAEALKLAVQALSRDTNGTEREIPAERLEVAVLDRTRPQSRKFKRIVGRQLGRLLEIDGAATEAESSDEE; from the coding sequence GTGTCGACGCCGTTCTATGTCTCACCCCAGCAGGCGATGGCCGACCGCGCCGAGTACGCCCGCAAGGGCATCGCGCGCGGCCGCAGCCTCGTCGTGATCCAGTACGCCGACGGCATCGTGTTCGTCGGTGAGAATCCGTCCCGTGCGCTGCACAAGTTCAGCGAGATCTACGACCGGATCGGCTTCGCGGCCGCCGGCAAGTACAACGAGTACGAGAACCTGCGGATCGGTGGTGTCCGGTACGCCGATCTGCGTGGTTACACCTATGACCGTGACGATGTGACCGCCCGTGGTCTGGCGAACGTGTACGCCCAGACGCTGGGCACGATCTTCTCCTCGGCGGGCGAGAAGCCCTACGAGGTGGAGCTGGTGGTGGCCGAGGTCGGCGCCACGCCGGACGGGGACCAGATCTACCGGCTGCCGCACGACGGTTCGATCGTGGACGAGCACGGTTCGGTGGCCGTCGGTGGCAATGCCGAGCAGATCAGCAGTTACCTGGATCAGCGTCACCAGGAGGGCATGAGTCTGGCCGAGGCGCTGAAGCTGGCGGTGCAGGCCCTGTCGCGCGACACCAACGGCACGGAGCGGGAGATCCCCGCCGAGCGTCTGGAGGTGGCGGTGCTGGACCGCACGCGGCCGCAGTCGCGCAAGTTCAAGCGGATCGTGGGCCGTCAGCTGGGCCGGCTGCTGGAGATCGACGGCGCGGCCACCGAGGCGGAGAGTTCCGACGAGGAGTGA
- the prcB gene encoding proteasome subunit beta translates to MEANTRSTGRLPAAFLTPGSSSFMDFLSEHQPEMLPGKRQLPPTQGVIEAPHGTTIVAVTFPGGVVLAGDRRATMGNVIAQRDIEKVFPADEYSAVGIAGTAGLAVEMVKLFQLELEHFEKVEGAQLSLEGKANRLSTMIRSNLGMAMQGLAVVPLFAGFDVDRDRGRIFSYDVTGGRSEEHHYAATGSGSVFARGAMKKLFRNDLSEEEATTLVVQALYDAADDDSATGGPDVARRIYPIVTVITEDGFRRLTDEESSEIARSILARRLEQPDGPRAALL, encoded by the coding sequence GTGGAAGCCAACACTCGTAGCACCGGGCGTCTACCGGCTGCCTTCCTGACGCCCGGGTCCTCGTCCTTCATGGACTTCCTGTCCGAGCACCAGCCGGAGATGCTGCCGGGCAAGCGGCAGCTGCCCCCGACGCAGGGTGTGATCGAGGCGCCGCACGGCACGACGATCGTCGCCGTGACGTTCCCCGGTGGTGTCGTGCTCGCCGGCGACCGTCGCGCCACGATGGGCAACGTCATCGCCCAGCGGGACATCGAGAAGGTCTTTCCGGCCGATGAGTACTCGGCCGTCGGGATCGCCGGCACCGCCGGCCTGGCCGTCGAGATGGTGAAGCTGTTCCAGCTGGAGCTGGAGCACTTCGAGAAGGTCGAAGGGGCGCAGCTCTCGCTCGAGGGCAAGGCGAACCGGCTGTCGACCATGATCCGTTCCAACCTGGGCATGGCCATGCAGGGTCTGGCGGTCGTGCCCCTCTTCGCCGGGTTCGACGTGGACCGCGACCGCGGCCGGATCTTCTCCTACGACGTCACGGGCGGCCGCTCCGAGGAGCACCACTACGCCGCCACCGGCTCCGGCTCGGTCTTCGCGCGCGGGGCGATGAAGAAGCTCTTCCGCAACGACCTGTCCGAGGAGGAGGCCACGACGCTCGTGGTCCAGGCCCTCTACGACGCGGCGGACGACGACTCGGCGACCGGTGGTCCCGATGTCGCGCGCCGGATCTACCCCATCGTCACCGTGATCACCGAGGACGGCTTCCGCCGGCTCACCGACGAGGAGTCGTCGGAGATCGCCCGCTCGATCCTGGCGCGTCGCCTGGAGCAGCCGGACGGCCCGCGCGCCGCCCTGCTGTAG
- a CDS encoding endonuclease VII domain-containing protein, whose protein sequence is MCGRGLPPAAFARDRNRRDGLQVHCRECVAEYSAAHYRRRREATGRTVRERVEVPTGHKLCRMCGEVKPHSEWHRNATASDGLSTRCKACRAVRGRQDHLKRRYGITEAQRDELIVSQGGVCCICLAAVPEHVDHCHKTGRVRGVLCFSCNAALGQFKDRPDAIRRAAAYVEGIAWKPTLVAPGVYRLPS, encoded by the coding sequence ATGTGTGGTCGAGGCCTGCCACCTGCCGCATTCGCGCGGGACCGGAACCGGCGAGACGGCCTCCAGGTGCACTGCCGGGAGTGCGTGGCGGAGTACAGCGCCGCGCACTACCGGCGGCGCCGGGAGGCCACGGGCAGGACGGTCCGGGAGAGGGTGGAAGTCCCCACCGGACACAAGCTCTGCAGGATGTGCGGCGAGGTCAAGCCACACAGTGAGTGGCATCGCAACGCAACCGCGTCCGACGGTCTGTCGACTCGCTGCAAGGCGTGTCGGGCGGTCCGGGGCAGGCAGGACCATCTGAAGCGCCGGTACGGCATCACCGAAGCCCAACGGGACGAGCTGATCGTCTCCCAAGGGGGCGTCTGCTGCATATGTTTGGCGGCTGTGCCCGAGCATGTGGATCACTGCCACAAGACGGGTAGGGTCCGTGGCGTACTGTGCTTCAGCTGCAATGCCGCACTGGGGCAGTTCAAGGATCGGCCCGATGCCATAAGGCGGGCTGCTGCTTACGTGGAAGGAATCGCGTGGAAGCCAACACTCGTAGCACCGGGCGTCTACCGGCTGCCTTCCTGA
- a CDS encoding ubiquitin-like protein Pup codes for MATKDTGGGQQKATRSTEEVEEQAPEAQASEDLKERQEKLSDDVDSVLDEIDDVLEENAEDFVRSFVQKGGE; via the coding sequence ATGGCGACCAAGGACACCGGCGGCGGCCAGCAGAAGGCGACGCGCTCCACTGAGGAGGTCGAGGAGCAGGCGCCCGAGGCGCAGGCATCGGAGGACCTCAAGGAGCGCCAGGAGAAGCTGAGCGACGACGTCGACTCGGTTCTTGACGAGATTGACGATGTACTCGAAGAGAATGCCGAGGATTTCGTGAGGTCCTTCGTTCAAAAAGGCGGAGAGTAA
- the dop gene encoding depupylase/deamidase Dop: MTVRRVMGIETEYGISVPGHPNANAMLTSSQIVNAYAAAMHRARRARWDFEEENPLRDARGFDLAREVADSSQLTDEDIGLANVILTNGARLYVDHAHPEYSAPEVTNPRDAVLWDKAGERIMAEAAERAATLPGAQPIHLYKNNTDNKGASYGTHENYLMKRETAFSDIVRHLTPFFVSRQVVTGAGRVGIGQDGHEHGFQLSQRADYFEVEVGLETTLKRPIINTRDEPHADAEKYRRLHVIIGDANLSEISTYLKLGTTALVLSMIEDGFIAVDLAVDQPVRTLHQVSHDPTLKRLVTLRSGRTLTAVQLQMEYFELSRKYVEERFGSDADDQTKDVLARWEDTLNRLENDPMSLAGELDWVAKRELMEGYRRRDSLDWDAARLHLVDLQYADVRADKGLYNRLVARGRIKRLLDESEVERAITKPPEDTRAYFRGRCLEQYADDVAAASWDSVIFDLPGRDSLQRVPTLEPLRGTRNHVKELLDRCRTAEDLVKVLSGN, encoded by the coding sequence ATGACCGTACGGCGAGTAATGGGCATCGAGACGGAGTACGGCATCTCCGTCCCCGGCCACCCCAACGCCAATGCCATGCTCACCTCGTCCCAGATCGTCAACGCCTACGCGGCGGCGATGCACCGGGCCCGCCGGGCCCGCTGGGACTTCGAGGAGGAGAACCCGCTGCGGGACGCGCGTGGCTTCGACCTCGCCCGCGAGGTCGCCGACTCCAGCCAGCTCACCGACGAGGACATCGGCCTCGCCAACGTCATCCTCACCAACGGCGCCCGCCTCTACGTCGACCACGCGCACCCCGAGTACAGCGCGCCCGAGGTCACCAACCCCCGCGACGCCGTCCTCTGGGACAAGGCCGGCGAGCGGATCATGGCCGAGGCCGCCGAGCGCGCCGCCACACTGCCCGGCGCGCAGCCCATCCACCTCTACAAGAACAACACCGACAACAAGGGCGCCTCCTACGGCACGCACGAGAACTACCTGATGAAGCGGGAGACCGCCTTCTCGGACATCGTGCGCCACCTGACACCCTTCTTCGTCTCGCGCCAGGTGGTCACCGGCGCCGGCCGCGTCGGCATCGGCCAGGACGGCCACGAGCACGGTTTCCAGCTCAGCCAGCGTGCCGACTACTTCGAGGTCGAGGTCGGCCTGGAGACGACGCTGAAACGCCCGATCATCAACACACGCGACGAGCCGCACGCCGACGCGGAGAAGTACCGCCGCCTGCATGTGATCATCGGCGACGCGAACCTCTCCGAGATCTCGACGTATCTGAAGCTGGGCACGACGGCCCTGGTCCTGTCGATGATCGAGGACGGCTTCATCGCGGTGGACCTGGCGGTGGACCAGCCGGTCCGCACCCTGCACCAGGTGTCCCACGACCCGACCCTGAAGCGACTGGTCACCCTGCGCAGCGGCCGTACGCTCACCGCGGTCCAGCTGCAGATGGAGTACTTCGAGCTGTCGCGCAAGTACGTGGAGGAGCGGTTCGGCTCGGACGCCGACGACCAGACGAAGGACGTCCTCGCGCGCTGGGAGGACACCCTGAACCGCCTGGAGAACGACCCCATGAGCCTCGCCGGCGAACTGGACTGGGTCGCCAAGCGGGAGCTCATGGAGGGCTACCGACGGCGTGACAGCCTCGACTGGGACGCGGCCCGCCTCCACCTCGTCGACCTCCAGTACGCCGACGTACGGGCCGACAAGGGCCTCTACAACCGTCTCGTGGCCCGCGGCCGCATCAAGCGTCTGCTGGACGAGTCCGAGGTCGAGCGGGCGATCACCAAGCCCCCGGAGGACACCCGCGCGTACTTCCGCGGCCGTTGTCTGGAGCAGTACGCCGACGACGTCGCCGCCGCCTCCTGGGACTCGGTGATCTTCGATCTGCCGGGTCGGGATTCGCTCCAGCGCGTCCCAACCCTCGAACCGCTTCGCGGAACGCGAAATCACGTCAAGGAGCTGCTGGACCGCTGCCGTACGGCAGAAGACCTGGTCAAGGTGCTCTCGGGCAACTGA